The following coding sequences lie in one Rothia sp. SD9660Na genomic window:
- a CDS encoding phospholipid carrier-dependent glycosyltransferase encodes MTSNPTPAVLTLKDAFTESALRARLAVTAVPMPRYGWVAPLLVLVLAGLMRFVNLANPNAIVFDETYYAKDAYSLLHFGYERNWSDTANETFVAGAPSGILETAEYVVHPPVGKWMIAFGMAIFGDDNPFGWRFAAALTGTLSVGLVMLAGWLLFRSVTVATLAGLLISIDGLHFVQSRFALLDIFLMFWLLATFVALLLDRYQGRCRLAARIAAHASDQGGSPTDDFMRYGPWLGFRYWRFIAGICAGLAVGVKWNALFFIAIFGLMTVFWDANARRIAGIRRWYISGFLSDGMFAFFALIGTGLLTYLATWTGWFLSDSAYNRNWATEHPGEGVLWLPESLRSLWEYHRSAYAFHSGLDSPHTYESPAWQWLILGRPTSYYYESPDLGVNGCTVESCSEAVLNIGNPLIWWSFIIVAALSLLIVLLRRDWRFAALFAVFAVGYFPWFAYPERTMFFFYALSFEPYLILMLAGILGLALGRPGDSVRRRRAGLLVVGLFVVFALLVSIYYWPIWTAQTVPYTEWRERMWFDAWI; translated from the coding sequence GTGACATCTAACCCAACCCCTGCCGTCCTGACCCTCAAAGACGCTTTCACCGAGTCAGCCCTCCGGGCACGGCTAGCCGTAACAGCGGTACCGATGCCCCGCTACGGCTGGGTGGCCCCCCTGCTTGTACTGGTACTGGCCGGGCTCATGCGTTTTGTGAACCTGGCTAACCCTAACGCCATCGTCTTTGACGAGACCTACTACGCTAAAGACGCCTACTCCCTGCTGCACTTTGGGTACGAGCGCAACTGGTCCGATACAGCCAACGAGACCTTCGTTGCCGGAGCTCCATCGGGCATCCTTGAAACCGCCGAATATGTGGTCCACCCGCCGGTTGGTAAGTGGATGATCGCCTTCGGTATGGCAATTTTTGGTGACGATAACCCCTTTGGCTGGCGATTTGCCGCAGCCCTAACAGGCACCCTGTCGGTGGGGCTGGTCATGCTCGCTGGCTGGCTTCTCTTCCGCTCAGTTACGGTTGCTACCTTGGCCGGCCTGCTGATTTCTATTGACGGTCTGCACTTTGTGCAGTCCCGTTTTGCCCTTCTCGATATCTTCCTCATGTTCTGGCTGCTGGCCACCTTCGTGGCTCTGCTGCTTGACCGCTATCAGGGTAGGTGTAGGCTCGCGGCCCGTATAGCGGCTCATGCTAGTGACCAGGGCGGCTCTCCCACCGACGACTTCATGCGCTACGGCCCCTGGCTGGGTTTCCGCTACTGGCGGTTTATCGCCGGTATCTGCGCGGGTCTGGCGGTTGGTGTCAAATGGAACGCCCTCTTCTTCATCGCTATCTTCGGTCTGATGACGGTTTTTTGGGATGCCAACGCCCGCCGTATCGCCGGTATCCGCCGCTGGTATATCTCGGGTTTCCTGAGCGACGGCATGTTCGCCTTCTTTGCCCTCATCGGTACTGGCCTGCTGACTTATCTGGCGACCTGGACCGGCTGGTTCCTCTCAGATTCTGCCTACAACCGCAACTGGGCCACGGAGCACCCCGGCGAGGGCGTTCTCTGGCTGCCAGAGTCTCTGCGCTCCCTCTGGGAGTACCACCGCTCTGCCTATGCCTTCCATTCAGGGCTGGATTCCCCCCACACCTACGAGTCCCCGGCCTGGCAGTGGCTGATTTTAGGGCGCCCCACCAGCTACTACTATGAGTCCCCTGACCTGGGCGTGAACGGCTGTACGGTTGAGTCCTGCTCTGAGGCGGTACTGAATATAGGCAACCCGCTCATCTGGTGGTCCTTTATCATCGTTGCGGCCCTGTCCCTGCTCATTGTGCTGCTGCGCCGCGACTGGCGTTTTGCGGCCCTTTTCGCGGTCTTTGCGGTGGGCTATTTCCCCTGGTTTGCCTACCCCGAGCGCACCATGTTCTTCTTTTACGCCCTCTCCTTCGAGCCCTACCTGATTCTTATGCTGGCAGGTATTTTGGGGCTGGCGCTAGGACGCCCCGGCGACAGCGTACGCCGCCGCCGGGCCGGGCTACTGGTGGTCGGGCTTTTTGTGGTCTTTGCGCTGTTAGTCTCTATCTACTACTGGCCTATTTGGACGGCCCAGACCGTCCCCTACACCGAGTGGCGCGAGCGCATGTGGTTTGACGCCTGGATTTAG
- a CDS encoding TIGR01906 family membrane protein, whose amino-acid sequence MAQQPDQNQEWKKLSPAITPPKTDSLLSARRAERGIQIPAPTAHEVGDTSPSAEQTGADDPSEATPWTAPLAAVAAPGGNASAPEVTPAAERAEAREVAVDDKPRLLGLRRALIALAVPVLTIMLAVRAVASPAFLWLEYHRPGFPADSYGFDTQERLRLGSYGLDYILNFAPHTYLADITTGGQEAFLASEVEHMTDVKRVMLISMTFALIMLVLALLSARTLRLRAPGVLRSSLFTGAWLTLALLIGMGVAGAIGWEALFTTFHEVFFPQGNWQFRMSDTLIRLYPPQFWVDAAATAGALTLFITVAVLAMTWPTRYRKQLALKRRAERQELKELLTK is encoded by the coding sequence GTGGCCCAGCAGCCCGACCAGAACCAGGAGTGGAAGAAACTCAGCCCCGCTATCACCCCGCCTAAGACCGATAGCCTACTGTCAGCCCGCAGGGCTGAGCGCGGTATTCAGATTCCGGCTCCTACCGCCCACGAGGTAGGCGACACCAGCCCATCGGCAGAGCAGACCGGGGCGGACGATCCCTCCGAGGCTACCCCCTGGACCGCGCCCCTGGCTGCGGTGGCAGCCCCCGGAGGTAACGCGTCCGCTCCCGAAGTTACCCCGGCTGCAGAACGCGCCGAAGCCCGCGAAGTTGCGGTAGACGACAAGCCCCGCCTGCTGGGGCTGCGTCGGGCCCTCATCGCCCTGGCCGTTCCCGTACTGACCATCATGCTGGCTGTGCGTGCCGTCGCCAGCCCCGCCTTCCTCTGGCTCGAATACCATCGACCCGGTTTCCCGGCAGATAGCTACGGCTTCGATACCCAGGAAAGACTGCGTCTGGGCTCCTATGGGCTGGACTATATCTTGAACTTTGCCCCCCACACCTACCTGGCCGATATCACCACCGGAGGTCAAGAGGCCTTCCTTGCCAGCGAGGTTGAGCACATGACCGACGTCAAACGGGTCATGCTGATCAGTATGACCTTTGCCCTCATCATGTTGGTCCTCGCCCTGCTCTCAGCTAGAACCCTGCGCCTGCGGGCCCCGGGCGTCCTGCGGTCCTCCCTTTTCACCGGTGCCTGGCTCACCCTAGCCCTGCTTATCGGCATGGGCGTTGCTGGTGCTATCGGCTGGGAAGCCTTATTCACCACCTTCCACGAGGTCTTCTTTCCCCAGGGCAACTGGCAGTTCCGCATGAGCGACACCCTTATCCGCCTCTACCCGCCTCAGTTCTGGGTGGACGCCGCCGCCACCGCAGGTGCCCTCACTCTCTTCATCACGGTTGCCGTCCTCGCCATGACCTGGCCTACCCGCTACCGCAAGCAGCTAGCCCTCAAACGCCGGGCAGAGCGTCAGGAGCTCAAAGAACTCCTGACCAAGTAA
- a CDS encoding Ig-like domain-containing protein, with the protein MVNPINAANRDTFTRRSFVTVGALGTMTLAACSTPESSTSSASAAATASSSPTPTAKFTGTVEVYPALDEVEINPIETVTVTTADSTLTKVTVTTAKGEELAGELAADGKSWASTDRMLFHSDYTVEWEAEDAAGTSGTGESAFSTVSAAYEVDALMNFDEGASYGIGKIIQFNFSEPVLNKAEVEKRITVKGGGDQAGKFRWYSDYMVRYRPEDKWATNSTVTVTIDLFGLDVGNGMIGNHTTTRSFKTWNKRYAFADNNTKTIKMYIDDLMVREAFITLGNTEWPSVVGQLVIMEKAESYYFNPGSLNLAENDPHYYEPFWASWTARLTSGGVFVHQALPSAWASVGRANVSHGCIGMLPDDAKFFYNTFGVGDVVETVNTGYPQADPDDGYGDWNIPFANYHDSTWQGNW; encoded by the coding sequence GTGGTCAACCCCATCAACGCAGCCAACCGAGACACTTTTACCCGTCGGTCCTTCGTGACCGTAGGAGCTCTGGGCACAATGACTCTTGCTGCCTGCTCCACACCCGAGAGCAGTACCAGCAGCGCAAGTGCCGCTGCGACTGCAAGCTCGAGCCCCACTCCCACCGCTAAGTTCACCGGTACTGTAGAGGTCTACCCCGCCCTCGATGAGGTAGAGATTAACCCCATCGAGACCGTCACCGTCACCACCGCTGACTCGACCCTCACCAAGGTCACCGTGACCACCGCCAAGGGCGAAGAGCTTGCCGGTGAGCTAGCCGCAGACGGCAAGAGCTGGGCCTCAACCGACCGCATGCTCTTCCACAGCGACTACACCGTGGAGTGGGAAGCTGAGGACGCCGCAGGTACCTCAGGCACCGGAGAGAGTGCCTTCTCCACTGTCTCTGCTGCCTATGAGGTAGATGCCCTCATGAACTTTGACGAGGGCGCTAGCTACGGCATCGGTAAAATCATCCAGTTCAACTTCTCTGAGCCCGTCCTGAACAAGGCCGAGGTAGAAAAGCGCATCACCGTCAAGGGTGGTGGCGATCAGGCTGGTAAGTTCCGTTGGTACAGCGACTACATGGTGCGCTACCGCCCCGAGGACAAGTGGGCTACCAACTCCACTGTTACCGTCACCATCGACCTGTTCGGCCTTGACGTGGGTAACGGCATGATCGGTAACCACACCACCACCCGCAGCTTCAAGACCTGGAACAAGCGCTACGCCTTTGCGGATAACAACACTAAGACCATCAAGATGTATATCGATGACCTCATGGTGCGCGAAGCTTTCATTACCCTAGGCAACACTGAATGGCCTTCTGTGGTGGGCCAGCTGGTCATCATGGAAAAGGCTGAGAGCTACTACTTCAACCCCGGTTCTCTTAATCTAGCAGAAAACGACCCCCACTACTACGAGCCTTTCTGGGCCTCCTGGACTGCTCGACTGACCTCCGGCGGTGTCTTTGTTCACCAGGCCCTACCCTCAGCCTGGGCTTCGGTAGGTCGCGCGAACGTCTCCCACGGCTGCATCGGCATGCTGCCCGATGACGCTAAGTTCTTCTACAACACCTTCGGTGTTGGCGACGTGGTAGAGACTGTGAACACCGGTTACCCCCAGGCTGACCCCGACGACGGCTACGGTGACTGGAACATTCCTTTTGCCAACTACCACGACTCCACCTGGCAGGGTAACTGGTAA
- a CDS encoding DUF3499 domain-containing protein, whose amino-acid sequence MAITRQCSRQTCQREAIFTLTYAYAQSTAVIGPLSVHREPHAYDLCEFHADRLTAPQGWDVVRLDAPTTSPAAEEQADASYPPLRSV is encoded by the coding sequence ATGGCAATTACCCGCCAGTGCTCACGCCAGACCTGCCAGCGTGAGGCTATTTTCACGCTCACCTATGCCTACGCCCAGTCAACCGCTGTGATCGGCCCCCTCTCGGTACACCGGGAGCCCCACGCCTACGACCTGTGCGAATTCCACGCCGACCGACTCACCGCCCCCCAAGGCTGGGATGTTGTGCGCCTGGACGCCCCCACCACCAGCCCCGCGGCAGAAGAGCAGGCGGACGCATCCTACCCACCCCTACGTTCTGTTTAG
- a CDS encoding WhiB family transcriptional regulator: MGLHSRLPQGAAGRTPDVAQYHTMHSAQYLEDQATALLNAAAPKSRGRANSLASSSATDMFSTDSDALSLWQQAAGIYSTDGDDGELSWQADALCAQTDPEAFFPEKGGSTRDAKRVCSECPVREACLEYAMENDERFGIWGGLSERERRRLRKQAI; this comes from the coding sequence ATGGGCCTCCACAGCCGCCTACCTCAGGGCGCTGCAGGGCGCACGCCTGATGTGGCCCAGTACCACACTATGCACTCTGCCCAGTATTTAGAAGACCAGGCTACCGCTTTGCTTAACGCCGCCGCTCCCAAAAGCCGCGGCCGTGCAAACTCACTCGCCAGCAGCTCAGCTACCGACATGTTCTCCACAGACTCCGACGCCCTCTCCCTTTGGCAGCAGGCCGCCGGTATCTACAGCACAGACGGTGACGACGGCGAACTCTCCTGGCAGGCAGATGCCCTCTGTGCCCAGACCGACCCCGAGGCATTCTTCCCCGAAAAGGGTGGATCAACCCGCGACGCTAAGCGAGTATGTAGCGAATGCCCTGTTCGCGAAGCCTGCCTAGAATACGCCATGGAAAACGACGAGCGCTTCGGTATCTGGGGCGGTTTATCAGAGCGTGAACGCCGCCGCCTCCGCAAGCAAGCTATCTAA
- a CDS encoding TIGR03089 family protein, whose amino-acid sequence MTASFLQVGSSFPHFMVQLAQRQSPALLWYSVPGERIELSGRVFDNWVAKTANFLVDECELEPGSLLALPERLHWRSLVLAAAGLRVGATLAWGQQAGADVRAAFDMSELEDAEEEYLLAVAAEPLAPRFMGQLPSEVLDYAAEVRSHPDVYMGLAKPTSEGQAWAGTSYSQLMEQLTEQATALTTEYEHEVAALQVPGEHFDATYLKQALAVMASGRAALVLDPAVTWEQGRLSRVLGDERARSLPSQR is encoded by the coding sequence ATGACAGCATCATTTCTCCAGGTAGGTTCTTCTTTCCCACATTTCATGGTCCAGCTGGCTCAGCGCCAGTCCCCCGCCCTGCTCTGGTATTCGGTACCGGGTGAGCGCATCGAGCTTTCGGGCAGGGTTTTTGATAACTGGGTTGCTAAGACCGCTAATTTTTTGGTGGACGAGTGCGAGCTGGAACCCGGCTCCCTGCTGGCCCTGCCCGAGCGCCTGCACTGGCGGTCGCTAGTTTTGGCGGCAGCTGGTCTGCGGGTCGGGGCAACTCTGGCCTGGGGGCAGCAGGCGGGGGCGGACGTCCGCGCCGCCTTTGATATGTCAGAGCTAGAGGACGCTGAGGAAGAATACCTGTTGGCTGTCGCCGCCGAGCCACTGGCACCTCGTTTTATGGGACAGTTGCCGTCTGAGGTGCTTGATTATGCCGCTGAGGTGAGGTCCCACCCCGATGTCTATATGGGCTTAGCTAAACCTACCTCTGAGGGGCAAGCGTGGGCTGGCACCAGCTATAGCCAGCTGATGGAGCAGCTCACCGAGCAGGCTACGGCCCTGACTACCGAATATGAGCACGAAGTAGCCGCCCTCCAGGTTCCGGGGGAGCATTTTGATGCCACATACCTAAAGCAGGCTCTGGCGGTCATGGCCTCAGGCCGAGCTGCTCTGGTTCTCGACCCGGCGGTCACTTGGGAACAGGGCCGTCTTAGTCGAGTTTTGGGCGACGAACGGGCCCGGTCTCTGCCTTCTCAACGATAG
- a CDS encoding GtrA family protein, translated as MSALKQRLETLWHSHGREVAQFLSVGGLAFIINSAVTWSLMHSIFSDGHAKAKVVAGIVATIFSWVANRLWTFREKRTGNKVREAIEFGIVNAIGIGVEASCVLFSVYVLGLTSPRASFISGTIIGTILGTIVRYFLYKFWVFSQSRSHNGDKTSEEKRAELIEEATKIMTGSLPIVEKAETGPVRRPKLD; from the coding sequence ATGAGCGCACTCAAACAGCGTCTAGAGACCCTGTGGCACAGTCACGGCCGGGAAGTAGCCCAGTTCCTGAGCGTCGGTGGCCTGGCCTTCATCATTAACTCGGCGGTGACCTGGTCGCTCATGCACTCTATCTTTTCCGACGGGCACGCCAAGGCCAAGGTCGTGGCCGGCATCGTTGCCACTATCTTCTCCTGGGTAGCAAACCGCCTGTGGACCTTCCGCGAAAAACGCACCGGCAACAAGGTGCGCGAGGCCATCGAATTCGGCATCGTCAACGCCATCGGCATCGGTGTTGAGGCCTCCTGCGTGCTCTTTAGCGTCTACGTACTGGGCCTAACCAGCCCGCGGGCGTCCTTTATCTCGGGCACCATCATCGGTACCATCTTGGGCACTATCGTGCGCTACTTCCTGTACAAGTTCTGGGTCTTCTCTCAGAGCAGGAGCCATAACGGCGATAAGACCTCCGAAGAAAAGCGCGCCGAGCTGATTGAAGAGGCCACTAAGATTATGACCGGCTCCCTGCCTATCGTTGAGAAGGCAGAGACCGGGCCCGTTCGTCGCCCAAAACTCGACTAA
- a CDS encoding 5-(carboxyamino)imidazole ribonucleotide synthase: protein MTGPKIGVVGGGQLARMMAPAATELGFDLRILAESEDVCARRAVPFAPVGDYRDYDTLAAFAREVDVLTFDHEHVPTDFLQRLMDEGVNVQPRPTALVYAQDKIEMRKAVDRLGLPNPRWAEVRTLDELLAFGKEGGWPVVLKTPRGGYDGKGVMVLDDEQDAREKSAPWFEQLPARTDFSALLVEEKVPFTRELSALVARRDSGQVIAWPVAESIQVNSVCDEVIAPASGISPEVAEAAQAAALKVATELGVTGVMAAELFEVPGSEAGFLINEFTMRPHNSGHWTQDGSVTSQFEQHLRAVANYPLGATGIKGEIALMKNFLGGTNDDIFGVYPQLMEDYPAAKVHYYGKAVKPGRKIGHINMTGPANELAALRQQAIAAASLLTNGPSTP, encoded by the coding sequence ATGACTGGACCCAAAATTGGTGTTGTAGGTGGCGGTCAGCTGGCGCGCATGATGGCGCCCGCCGCTACCGAGCTTGGCTTCGACCTTCGTATTCTTGCTGAGAGCGAGGACGTCTGTGCCCGCCGAGCGGTGCCATTCGCGCCGGTGGGTGACTACCGTGATTACGATACGCTGGCAGCTTTTGCCCGTGAGGTTGACGTGCTCACCTTCGATCATGAGCATGTGCCCACCGATTTTCTGCAACGTCTGATGGATGAGGGTGTCAATGTGCAGCCCCGCCCCACTGCCCTGGTATACGCCCAGGACAAGATTGAGATGCGCAAGGCCGTTGACCGTCTGGGTCTACCCAATCCCCGCTGGGCCGAAGTACGTACCCTGGACGAGCTCCTCGCCTTTGGCAAGGAGGGCGGCTGGCCTGTTGTTCTGAAGACCCCGCGGGGCGGCTATGACGGTAAGGGCGTGATGGTGCTCGATGATGAGCAGGACGCCCGCGAGAAGTCAGCGCCCTGGTTTGAGCAGCTGCCGGCCCGCACCGACTTTTCGGCGCTCCTGGTGGAGGAAAAGGTTCCTTTCACCCGCGAGCTCTCTGCCCTGGTAGCCCGCCGAGATTCAGGGCAGGTGATAGCCTGGCCGGTCGCTGAGTCCATTCAGGTGAACTCGGTCTGCGACGAGGTCATTGCCCCTGCCTCCGGTATCTCCCCAGAGGTAGCGGAAGCTGCCCAGGCCGCCGCCCTCAAGGTTGCTACCGAACTGGGTGTTACCGGTGTGATGGCCGCCGAGCTCTTTGAGGTTCCCGGTTCTGAGGCGGGCTTCCTGATTAACGAATTCACCATGCGCCCCCACAACTCCGGCCACTGGACCCAGGACGGCTCCGTTACCAGCCAGTTCGAACAGCACCTGCGAGCCGTTGCCAACTACCCGCTAGGAGCCACCGGCATCAAGGGCGAGATCGCCCTGATGAAGAACTTCTTGGGCGGCACCAACGACGATATCTTCGGCGTCTACCCGCAGCTCATGGAAGACTACCCGGCCGCCAAGGTGCACTACTACGGCAAGGCAGTCAAGCCCGGCCGCAAGATTGGGCACATCAATATGACCGGTCCCGCAAATGAGCTAGCGGCCCTCCGCCAGCAGGCTATCGCAGCAGCTTCTCTGCTCACCAACGGCCCCTCCACCCCCTAA